CAAAATTTGCAGTTGAGGAAGATGCTGTAAAGGTTGCAATAGAGGAGATTAAGAAGAAGCTGGAAGTGTTTATGAAGCATGTTGAAGATCTGGGAGTACAATCTGATACATGCAGCCGAGATATTCGAAGGGCAAGGACTGTAGTTCTGCAAAGGATCATCAAACACCCCAGCAACTAAAAAGTTTCACTGCATTACTCTGTTTAGGCAACAATATAATTTTTTACTTTCCATTTTGAAAActgtttattatttaattattgtaaattatTATTGATTGCTATTACTACACACATTGtgtcattttaatttcttgctaccaGTAGTCTTTTAACTTCTTTGTATCATCATCATGATGTCTTGACTATAGCAGTGACCGCTACAGTCATGCTCAATCTTGAATCTTACGGATTCAAGAAGAATTATACCAACTACTCTCTCTCATTTTGCATGGTTCAATTAACATTCCACTTCAGACATATAATGGTGGTCATAAGCCTGAATTCACTCTTTGTGGCGCCTTGGATTCATCACCTAAAAATGCCATCTGGAATTGCAATCTGCAACGTCTGAAAAATATATTACCATGTGAAAGGTGAAATGAGCTCTTCTAGGCTCCTTTCTTCAATTATTTGGAAAATTCTGCAACGCTCACCGTTGAATTCTTGATTGGGCAAGAAAATGATTGATGACTGGAAAAATGATAGGCTTGTAAACTGATGTTATTGTCTCATTGGGAAGTTATGAAATCGACTTCTAACAATTGGAAGTTGTGAAACTGAAAACAGTCAGCGAACAAGATTCATATTTACAGTTGTAATTGGGAATTGCTACTTCTAACTAGAGAAAATAAAACAGAGCAAAATATAACCCTGCGCTTTGTATAAAAGTCAACAAATAACAGTAGTCACGAGATCATACGTCTGGTGACTCAGATTACTCGGATATCTCCAATATTCAACTTGAAGAGTGGATACAAATTCCACCAACTCAGGTATCTGAAAAGTGCGAAAGCACCATTGTCAGGTACTGCAGACGCCCCACTTTTCAGAGGAATACCCACTTTTCCGACAGACAGAGAGTCTAGCAAGAATTTCAAGTAATCATAAAACAAAATTATTTATATGTTCACAGTAAAATTTTCACTTTCAATATTCTTTTCATGAGTTCATCACTACCTACCCTTAAGAGTTTAGAAAACAAGGTAGCTCAGGTTATCCATCTATGCAATCATCTTCTCTCCTTGAACAACTTTAGCAGCACAAGACATAAGTAAACAAATGTTGGGTTACTATTCTATATTtctattttgattttattttgctGCATTGGAGTATTTGATATTTAGGTAAGAACCAAAAAGATGAGAATGAACAACTTTAAAAATGGAAACAGAAACACTCAAAAGACAGGACGTAATTTAAGGAAATGACCAACATTAGGAGACTAAGAATCCGTAGGACAAGTGGAAAGTCAAGATGGATTAGCAGACCAAACTGGAGTACAAGTCCACATATCTACATACAAATGTATCCCTTTGAGAATGTAACTTATGTGATAGGCATCCACCGCTTCATTACCAAAAACCTTGAAAGCCAGAACTAATAGAAATAAATATTTCTAGATCTGAAAGTAGCAAAATAGAAAAGTGGTGATGCCCAACATCAACAGTTTAGCATGCACCAACTCAGTGTATGTACTGTGTAAAATTTTAGGCAATCATTGGCCAAATACAATTCACGCACAACTGGTCGAGATATGTTTTAATTATACATGGCTATTAGCTAGCAAGTCTTATAACAACAACACAACTACTTGATAATTTATGCCATCAAAGAGAAGACTGTTCATAAGCAGTCTCTAAAAATGCCAGAAACTTCAAGGAGTTTTCAAGGAGCACAAGCATGCCTTTAGCAGGCAAAGCAACTAAAATTATGTGCTATATGGAATTCACCTTGGATAATTCTTATAAGCTGCATATTGGAAGCTCAAAACCTTGTGCCAATGTTCAATTAGCCAAGAAGTGGTATTGGACGAACATTGAAATAGGTTGCAGATGACAAGTAACAACATACTAAAGAAACATAAACTTTGAACCAACTTGATGAGCAAAAAGTGAAAAATGTACACATGCTAATCAACAGTATAACGGCCAAGACATTTACAAAGGACTTCAATGTTGAGAGGTCCCCTTCTGTACCTTGATTAGGGAAATGGCCTTGCAAATAAAAATTAGCAAGTAATTGATCCTTTAGCTGGAATGTATTCATCAACCAAGCAGCAACTTTCTCTTCAGATGTTGGGATTTCATCAAGGGCTAGGCGCCTAACATGCATATGAACTTCAGAAGGGTTTACACCAAAAACATTGTCCAACAAAGATGGGCACCGTGGTTTGTAACCAATTGTCACATCATAAACTGTGAAGAATAGAATATGTAACTAGAGAAAAAAGATGTGTGGTATCTCAAAAAGTTTCAAAGCTAAGTCAAGGACTGTAATTTCCAAACCTCATTGGTGACAagctattaaaaaaaataaaaaaaaaaaaaggaagaagaagaagaagaagaagaaacagggGATCAGTAATAAAGCAGGCTCATTCTTTGTTAGAATCTAATTAAAAAATGTTTGATTTAGCCTTCATTTTTTAAAttgttgcatttcaaattttaagTAGTGATCTAATATTAACTAATGGTTGAGATTTAGAtgggatttttattttattttattttgttagaGCTAAGTGCTATATAAACAGTACATCAATTAAGATTGTCTATAGAATAGTACAGAGAGTTTCTTTCTATTTAATAAAAATGTTCTTTATtcttccgcctaagtagtttgcgcttagccggtcccaagcccggataaaggaggagggttgcggtaggtgacaaccagcgtaaaaattccaTCACactctatgatatggattcaaatgatataaacgttggggcgtcctctactaacgacgcgctacatcagagcccgggtgtagtgataaatatgcaagggtgtagggcgttcaccgaaagcgacgcgccatgccggcgcccgggtgtggtgttaagtgagcaagggttcccacatcatggacaggtgtgggtaaagaagttagtccataggacagataatataacaaatagtggaacagaacacaagatagacatagaaaacaatagaagatatcatagaaggagaccaattaggaatgagcaggataggaggaggatcagggttggtacttggaatgttggatcacttacaggaaaattaatggagcttgtggataccttggaaaggagaagggtgaatattgcttgcattcaggagactaaatgggtaggagagaaaagtaagaaagtgggtaattcagggtacaaactgtggtttaccggaaaggagagaaacaagaacggagtgggtataatcatagacagaacattgaaagacgcagagtagtggaaaagagtaggagatagaattatactagtaaagctagtactagaaggagaaacaataaatatagttagtgcttatgccccacaaataggactagacaaaggagagtaaacaaaagttttgggaagatatggatgatttaatgcaaagcataccgaatgaagagaatgttttcattggtggagatttgaatggacatgtaggaagtgataggcaaggttatgagaatgttcatgaaggttttggttttggcagtcgaaatgaggagggaaaaagtatcctggattttgctatggcatacgacctaatactagcaaatacctactttataaaaagagagtcacatttagtgactttcaaaaatgggcaacatagaagccaaattgatttcctcttaaccaggaagacaaatagagctctatgcaaggattgcaaggtcattccaggagaggctttaacaagtcaacataggttggtggtcttggatgtcaagtttaggaacaattcaagtaaggtcagaagaaatagtgtagctcgaacaaagtggtgggagttcaaaagagtaaagcaagtgaagttcaaaaatgagcttctcgagtccgaagtatggaagctagatatggaggccaataatatgtggatacagatggcatcaaagattagagaagtagctagaaaagtacttggagagtctaaaggacatggaccaccctcaaaagagagatggtggtggaatgaggaagtacaaaaggcagtgaagagaaaaagggaatggtataagaaattacctaaatgtgataataatgaggcatatgaacagtacaagatagcaaagaaagaggcaaaaaaggcaattagtcaagcaagagcacaggcctttgaaaagttatatgagaaacttggaactaaagaaggggagagatatttatagattagcaaggagtaaagaaaggaaatgtcaagatgtcaatcaagttaggtgcattaaggataaagaaggaaaagtgttggtgaaagatgaggacattaaagaaagatggagaaattattttaatgatctctttaataatagtcaaaatgataatagcgtgaatatagattataaaacaatagaaaagaatgtaaattatactagaaggattcaatctttagaagtaaaggaagcacttaagagaatgaaagtgggtaaagcttgtggacccgatgaaataccaattgaagtgtggaagtatttgggagatatgggagtggcatggttaactaaattatttaataagattctaaactcaaagaaaatgcctgatgagtggaggaagagtattttagtacctatttttaaaaataagagagacatacagagttgctcaaactataggggaattaaactcatgagccatattatgaagttgtgggagagagttgtggagcatcgactatgtcatgatacttctatctctctcaatcaatttggtttcatgcccggtcgttcaactatggaagcgatctttctcattagaagcttgatggagaaatatagagatgtgaagaaagatctacacatggtttttattaatttggagaaggcttatgatagtgttccaagagaggtcttatggaatgtgttagaacaaaagagggtatctattaggtacatacaagtattgaaagatatgtatgaaggaacaactactattgtgcgtacagtgggaggggacacaagagattttccgatatcaattggattacaccaaggatcagccataagcccttacctttttacattagttttagatgaactgacgaaacatctacaagagagtattccttggtgcatgatgtttgcggatgatattgttctgatagatgagacacaaaAAGGAgttaataggaagctagaactttggagaagtactctagagtcaaagggttttaagttaagtagaacgaagacagaatacatgcattgcaagttcagtgaaggccaaactggtgatagggaaggagttagtttgaatggagtggtactattccaaagtaatcactttaaatatctaggctcagtccttcaagtagatgggggatgtgaggaggatgttagtcataggattaaagccggatagttgaagtggagacgtgccacgggagttttatgtgatcgtaagattcccaataaattaaaaagaaaattttaccgtacagccatacgaccggctatgttatatggtagtgagtgttgggcactgaaagagtcgtatgcatctaagataagagttgcagagatgagaatgttaaggtggatgagtggccatactagattagataaagtcaggaatgagagtattagagaaaaggtaggagtggtgccaattgaagataagttgagagaagggagattgaggtggtttggtcatgtgaagcgtagacatacgtaggctccagttagacaagcagagcacattaggttagaggatagaaagaaaaaaaggggtagacctaaattgacttggagaagagtagtacaacatgacttagaagcattacatatttctgaggatttaacccaaaatcgtttagagtggtatcagagcctcagtTATCCTATGAACAAACCTTTAAGTCCTTGATTCATCAATGTTCTCAAT
The Hevea brasiliensis isolate MT/VB/25A 57/8 chromosome 18, ASM3005281v1, whole genome shotgun sequence genome window above contains:
- the LOC110635823 gene encoding probable 1-acyl-sn-glycerol-3-phosphate acyltransferase 5 isoform X2; the encoded protein is MYLWDLAWRKGSLGYIKYVLKSTLMKLPVFGWAFHILEFISVERRWEVDELSMRQMLSSFKDPQDPLWLALFPEGTDFTEQKCMRSQKYASENGLPILKNVLVPKTKGFYACLEDLRGSLDAVYDVTIGYKPRCPSLLDNVFGVNPSEVHMHVRRLALDEIPTSEEKVAAWLMNTFQLKDQLLANFYLQGHFPNQGTEGDLSTLKSFVNVLAVILLISMCTFFTFCSSSWFKVYVSLVCCYLSSATYFNVRPIPLLG